A region from the Deltaproteobacteria bacterium GWC2_65_14 genome encodes:
- a CDS encoding Fis family transcriptional regulator: protein MEPKVNILIVDDEEIVRESLASWLKEDGYEVEAAENGARALERLPAKDWNLAMVDLKMPGMDGIQLMDEIRKARPETIVIIMTAYATVDTAVQAMKKGAYDYIVKPFNPEDLSMTIRKIIEHQKLVKENLYLRKELKKQYRLHDMVSKNHKMIEIFELVKTVAKSNSIVLVQGESGTGKELLSRAIHMESPRKDEPFVSVSCVALTESLLESELFGHEKGAFTGADQARSGKIELAKNGTLFLDEIGDISLKLQMDLLRVLEQREFQRVGGNQMIPINSRIIAATNRDLKKAIEEGRFREDLYYRLNVISVHIPPLRVRKEDIPLLVEHFVDRFNIEMGKNVEGVVESAMRLLMDYGWPGNARELRNVIERAMVVTKGRMILDADLSLPQAPGVSESRGKSLSEMEKEHIRQVLKENRWNIIRSAQVLGIDRVTLYNKIRKYELKKEQVLNT, encoded by the coding sequence ATGGAGCCGAAGGTGAACATCCTGATCGTCGACGACGAGGAAATCGTCCGGGAATCCCTGGCGAGCTGGCTCAAGGAGGACGGATACGAGGTGGAGGCCGCCGAGAACGGGGCCCGGGCGCTGGAGCGCCTTCCGGCGAAGGACTGGAATCTGGCCATGGTCGATCTGAAGATGCCCGGCATGGACGGGATCCAGCTGATGGACGAGATCCGGAAGGCCCGGCCCGAGACGATCGTGATCATCATGACCGCGTACGCGACGGTGGACACCGCCGTGCAGGCGATGAAGAAGGGAGCGTACGACTACATCGTGAAGCCGTTCAACCCGGAAGATCTCTCCATGACGATCCGGAAGATCATCGAGCACCAGAAGCTGGTGAAGGAGAACCTCTATCTCCGGAAGGAGCTGAAGAAACAGTACCGGCTCCACGACATGGTGAGCAAGAACCACAAGATGATCGAGATCTTCGAGCTCGTCAAGACCGTGGCGAAGAGCAACTCGATCGTGCTCGTGCAGGGGGAGAGCGGGACCGGGAAGGAACTCCTTTCCCGGGCCATCCACATGGAGAGTCCGCGGAAGGACGAGCCCTTCGTGTCCGTTTCGTGCGTCGCCCTCACGGAGAGCCTGCTGGAGAGCGAGCTGTTCGGTCACGAAAAGGGGGCCTTCACGGGGGCAGACCAGGCGAGAAGCGGAAAGATCGAGCTCGCCAAGAACGGCACGCTCTTCCTCGACGAAATCGGGGACATCAGCCTCAAGCTGCAGATGGACCTGCTCCGGGTCCTCGAGCAAAGGGAGTTCCAGCGGGTCGGGGGAAACCAGATGATCCCCATCAATTCCCGGATTATCGCCGCCACGAACCGGGATCTGAAGAAGGCGATCGAGGAAGGAAGGTTCCGGGAGGACCTCTATTACCGGCTGAACGTCATCTCGGTGCACATCCCGCCCCTACGGGTAAGGAAAGAGGATATCCCTTTGCTCGTGGAGCACTTCGTCGACCGGTTCAACATCGAGATGGGGAAGAACGTCGAGGGGGTGGTCGAGTCCGCCATGCGCCTGCTCATGGACTACGGCTGGCCGGGAAACGCGCGCGAATTGCGAAACGTGATCGAACGGGCGATGGTGGTCACGAAAGGGAGGATGATCCTCGATGCCGACCTGAGCCTCCCGCAGGCTCCCGGAGTGTCCGAGAGCCGCGGGAAATCCCTCTCCGAAATGGAGAAGGAGCACATCCGCCAGGTCCTCAAGGAGAACCGGTGGAACATCATCCGGTCCGCCCAGGTGCTCGGGATCGACCGCGTCACGCTCTACAACAAGATCCGGAAATACGAACTGAAGAAGGAACAGGTGTTGAATACGTAA